The sequence CGCGTCCAGTTCCGGGGTGCGGCGGGCGTATCCGCCGCAGTGGAAGCGGGCGTCCAGCCGCCAGTCGCCGCGCGGTCCGCCGAATGCCGCGCGCTGCAGTTCCCCGACCGCCTCCTGGAGGAAGTGCGGATCGCCGCCCTTGAGTACGGGGATACCCAGGGCGCGCTGCCTTGGCGCCAGCCCCGCGGCGAGCCCGGCCAGGGTGCCGCCCGTTCCGCAGGCCACCGCGACGGTGCCGGCGGCTCCGTGCAGCTCCCGGCCCAGCTCCGTACAGCCTTGTGCGGCAAGGGAGTTGCTGCCGCCCTCCGGTATGACACGGAACGCGCCGAAGCGGTCGTGCAGAGCGGCGAGCACGTCCGGGTCATCGGGGCGGCGGTAGCGGGCGCGGTCGAGGAAGTGCAGCCGCATACCGTCGGCGGCGCAGCGGGCCAGCGACCAGTTGAGCGGCGCGGCGGCGAGCTCGTCGCCGCGGACCACGCCGATGGTGGCGAAGCCGAGCAGCCGGCCCGCCGCGGCGGTGGCCCGCAGATGGTTGGAGTACGCGCCGCCGAAGGTCAGCAGCGCGCGGTCGCCCGCGGCGGCCGCGGCGCGCAGGTTCGGCGCCAGCTTGCGCCACTTGTTGCCCGCCAGATCCGGGTGGATCAGGTCGTCCCGCTTGAGCAGCAGCCGTACGCCGCGGCGCGCGAACGTCGTGTCCTCGATCTCCTGGAGGGGTGAGGGCAGGCGCGGGCGCAGGGCGTGCGGATCCGGCAGCGGGCCGGGGGCGGTGCTGGTCACCCTGCCCATTGTCCCGGGTGCCGGTGGTGCCACCGGTGCCGGCGGTGCGGTCCGTGCCCTGCCCGCCTGACGGGAGGTGCGCTACCCGCTCGTGTGCAGGAACGCGTCCCCGTGCGCATTGACGTGCGCCTCCAGGGTGTTGAGTGCGTCCTGGGTCGCCTCGGGTGAGCCGCTGCCCCGGCGCTCGGCGAAGTACGCGGCGCCCAGCTTTCTCAGCAGCTCGTTGCCGGCGCGGTTCTGCTGCACCTCGTCGACCTTCTGCTTGCCCTGGTTCAGTGCGCTCTGGGCCTGTTCCTTCGCGCGGTCGAGAAACCCTGACATGTGCCACCTCCGTGAGGTCCGTGTCGTAAGGGATCAACGGCGCGGACGGCCGTGGGGTTCCCGTGCCAGGCTGAGGGATATGGGCGAAGAGCGCTACTCGGATGAGCCACCCGGCGTATCCGGCGCATGCGGTGAATACGG is a genomic window of Streptomyces sp. Edi2 containing:
- a CDS encoding pyridoxal-phosphate dependent enzyme, with protein sequence MGRVTSTAPGPLPDPHALRPRLPSPLQEIEDTTFARRGVRLLLKRDDLIHPDLAGNKWRKLAPNLRAAAAAGDRALLTFGGAYSNHLRATAAAGRLLGFATIGVVRGDELAAAPLNWSLARCAADGMRLHFLDRARYRRPDDPDVLAALHDRFGAFRVIPEGGSNSLAAQGCTELGRELHGAAGTVAVACGTGGTLAGLAAGLAPRQRALGIPVLKGGDPHFLQEAVGELQRAAFGGPRGDWRLDARFHCGGYARRTPELDAFADAFEDRHQLPLERIYVAKLLYGLTTLAEEGAFPPGSTVAAVITGTPEPSPG